A single window of Sphingobacteriales bacterium DNA harbors:
- a CDS encoding 4'-phosphopantetheinyl transferase superfamily protein, which yields MPLQKIIYFPDDILLAFWEISENIEQLWNLLPVSEAATHTLKQEIASFHPKRQREIIAAHGLLYYILNKKFYRIQHNEQQKPLIKELNDMHISVSHTDSCVVVALAKNRVVGVDAEQISEQAWRVRERFMNEAELQWAGNDIKKCTLLWSIKESAYKWQQRQGLNFKKDIQVQLHYSHLTAQEYYTVYLEKDALYLTVKYTFDNLSFVYTLCYK from the coding sequence ATGCCTTTGCAAAAAATAATATATTTTCCTGATGATATATTGCTCGCTTTTTGGGAAATAAGCGAAAATATTGAGCAATTATGGAATTTGCTGCCCGTTTCAGAGGCGGCAACGCATACGCTGAAACAGGAAATTGCCTCTTTTCACCCAAAACGTCAGCGCGAAATAATAGCGGCACATGGTTTGTTGTATTATATTTTGAATAAAAAATTTTACCGCATACAACATAATGAGCAGCAAAAGCCTCTTATAAAAGAACTAAATGATATGCATATTTCTGTGAGCCATACCGATAGTTGTGTAGTGGTAGCGTTGGCAAAAAATAGGGTAGTGGGTGTAGATGCAGAGCAGATTTCGGAGCAGGCGTGGCGAGTGCGGGAGCGTTTTATGAATGAGGCAGAGTTGCAATGGGCAGGTAATGACATAAAAAAATGCACTTTGCTTTGGAGTATTAAAGAAAGTGCCTACAAATGGCAGCAGCGACAAGGACTGAATTTTAAAAAAGACATACAGGTTCAGTTACATTATTCACATTTAACGGCGCAGGAATATTATACTGTTTATTTGGAAAAAGATGCCTTGTATTTAACCGTAAAATATACTTTTGATAATTTAAGTTTTGTATATACATTGTGTTACAAATGA
- the recQ gene encoding DNA helicase RecQ: MQEISLESAQAAMKKYFGYEQFRPLQAEIITAALQQRDVLVLMPTGGGKSLCFQIPALISEGLAVVVSPLIALMKDQVEGLIANGVGAAFLNSTQQLDEQQSIEQRILEGDIKLLYVSPEKLLSEAFLVWLNKIKISFFAIDEAHCISAWGHDFRPEYTQLRSLKERFSNTPLMALTATADRLTRTDIMAQLCMQEPAVFIASFDRPNLSLTVLPAQNRMAMLLSFLEKRNKQSGIIYCLSRNSTEDIAEKLRKNGYRAAHYHAGMPTDERNWVQENFINDNIPIICATIAFGMGIDKSNVRFVAHYNMPKNMEGYYQEIGRAGRDGLPSDTLLFYSYGDVIKLRNFAAESGQQEIQLAKLERMQQYAEAQMCRRKILLHYFDEPYEKNCGNCDVCRNPPHYTDGTIQAQKALSVVARSREQATLQMVIDILRASVKQELLEKGFHLLKTYGAGRDATAADWQVYLQQLIHLGLLRIAYEDHNYLKITELSKKVLFEGEKVQLVSPADWRKSWELEEAKPAAKAPRQKVRDELFEALRTLRKQVADEANIAPYLVFSDATLMEMAAEKPLSLADMRLISGVGERKLELYGDIFIQEILQFIYQANKKNNTAALGVNTKTISLTMFQSGKNVADIARERNITENTVHTHLLELYRQGAAIDIERIVPKNILNTIQRAIREVGAEGGSTAIFKHLNETCTYEQIRWALMYQTSIGLFYTTKTKIRAISIYTKKHLPFI, translated from the coding sequence ATGCAAGAAATTTCTTTAGAATCGGCGCAAGCCGCTATGAAAAAATATTTCGGCTACGAGCAATTTCGTCCTTTGCAGGCAGAAATTATCACTGCCGCCCTGCAACAGCGCGATGTGTTGGTACTGATGCCCACCGGCGGCGGCAAGTCGCTGTGTTTTCAGATTCCGGCACTCATTTCCGAAGGATTGGCAGTAGTGGTGTCGCCGCTCATTGCCCTGATGAAAGATCAGGTAGAAGGCTTGATAGCCAACGGCGTAGGGGCTGCTTTTTTGAACAGTACCCAACAATTGGACGAACAGCAGAGCATTGAGCAGCGCATTTTGGAAGGTGATATTAAATTATTGTATGTATCGCCCGAAAAGTTGCTCTCGGAGGCTTTTTTGGTTTGGCTCAACAAAATAAAAATCAGCTTTTTTGCGATTGACGAAGCGCATTGCATATCGGCGTGGGGACACGATTTCAGACCGGAATATACGCAGTTGCGCTCGCTCAAAGAACGTTTTTCCAACACACCGCTGATGGCACTCACCGCCACCGCCGACCGCCTCACCCGCACCGACATTATGGCGCAGTTATGTATGCAAGAACCCGCCGTTTTTATCGCCTCTTTTGACCGCCCCAATTTGAGCCTCACCGTATTGCCCGCACAAAACCGTATGGCGATGCTGCTGTCTTTTTTGGAAAAAAGGAATAAACAAAGCGGCATTATCTATTGCCTCAGCCGCAACAGCACCGAAGACATCGCCGAAAAATTGCGCAAAAACGGTTATCGCGCTGCTCACTACCACGCAGGTATGCCCACAGATGAGCGCAATTGGGTACAGGAAAATTTTATCAACGACAATATTCCCATTATTTGCGCCACCATTGCTTTTGGTATGGGCATCGACAAATCCAATGTGCGTTTTGTGGCGCATTATAATATGCCCAAGAATATGGAAGGCTATTATCAGGAAATAGGACGTGCCGGAAGAGACGGCTTGCCTTCGGATACTTTGTTGTTTTACAGCTACGGCGATGTGATAAAGTTGCGCAACTTTGCGGCAGAAAGCGGGCAGCAAGAAATACAATTAGCCAAATTGGAGCGCATGCAACAATACGCCGAAGCGCAGATGTGCCGCCGCAAAATTTTATTGCATTATTTTGATGAGCCTTACGAAAAAAACTGTGGTAATTGCGATGTATGCCGCAATCCGCCGCACTATACTGATGGAACGATACAGGCACAAAAAGCATTGTCGGTGGTGGCACGCAGCCGCGAGCAAGCCACTTTGCAGATGGTAATTGATATTTTGAGGGCTTCGGTAAAGCAGGAATTGTTGGAAAAAGGGTTTCATTTGCTGAAAACCTACGGTGCAGGGCGCGATGCCACCGCCGCCGACTGGCAAGTATATCTTCAGCAGCTCATACATTTGGGCTTATTGCGCATTGCTTACGAAGACCATAATTATCTCAAAATTACCGAGTTGAGCAAAAAAGTTTTGTTTGAAGGAGAAAAAGTGCAGTTGGTATCGCCCGCCGACTGGCGCAAATCGTGGGAATTGGAAGAGGCAAAACCCGCCGCCAAAGCTCCGCGCCAAAAAGTGCGCGACGAACTCTTCGAGGCACTGCGCACACTGCGCAAACAAGTAGCCGATGAAGCGAACATTGCGCCTTATTTGGTATTTTCAGATGCCACGCTGATGGAAATGGCTGCCGAAAAACCCCTCTCGCTTGCCGATATGCGCTTGATTTCGGGCGTGGGCGAGCGCAAATTAGAGCTGTACGGCGACATTTTTATCCAAGAAATTTTACAGTTTATTTATCAAGCCAACAAAAAAAACAATACTGCCGCTTTGGGGGTAAATACCAAAACCATCAGCCTCACGATGTTTCAAAGCGGAAAGAATGTGGCGGATATTGCCCGCGAGCGCAACATCACAGAAAACACCGTACACACTCATTTATTGGAACTCTACCGACAAGGAGCAGCCATAGACATTGAACGAATTGTACCCAAAAACATATTAAATACCATTCAGCGGGCAATTCGGGAGGTGGGTGCAGAAGGAGGCAGCACCGCTATTTTTAAACACCTCAACGAAACCTGTACTTACGAGCAAATTCGCTGGGCTTTAATGTATCAAACTTCGATTGGACTTTTCTATACAACGAAAACAAAAATTAGAGCAATCTCTATTTATACAAAAAAGCACTTGCCCTTTATTTGA
- a CDS encoding DUF937 domain-containing protein, whose protein sequence is MMSKVGANEEQLNSALGAVVPILTNALARNASTPEGASALHNALSNKHDGSVLDSLMDLVNNPQNGEGAGILRHVLGGSRPAVEQAVSVNTGLNQQGVGQLLEMLAPMLMGVLGRQQRQATSSDAAGGLSEWLRSAQGQMQNQAPQQMGFIGRLLDRDGDGNMMDDVMEMGFKFFTKR, encoded by the coding sequence ATGATGAGCAAAGTGGGAGCCAATGAGGAGCAGTTGAATTCGGCATTGGGAGCAGTTGTTCCTATTCTTACCAATGCACTTGCCCGCAATGCTTCTACACCCGAAGGTGCTTCGGCTTTGCACAATGCTTTGAGCAACAAACACGACGGCAGTGTTTTGGATTCTTTAATGGATTTGGTGAACAACCCGCAAAACGGCGAAGGTGCAGGTATTTTGCGCCACGTTTTGGGCGGCAGTCGTCCGGCAGTGGAGCAAGCAGTAAGTGTAAATACTGGATTGAACCAACAAGGAGTAGGACAATTATTGGAAATGTTAGCTCCTATGTTAATGGGTGTTTTGGGTCGCCAGCAACGTCAGGCAACCTCTTCTGATGCCGCCGGTGGTTTGTCGGAGTGGTTGCGTAGCGCACAAGGACAAATGCAAAATCAGGCACCGCAGCAAATGGGATTCATTGGTCGCTTGCTCGACCGTGACGGCGATGGCAATATGATGGACGATGTGATGGAAATGGGCTTTAAATTTTTCACAAAAAGATAA